In Naumovozyma castellii chromosome 1, complete genome, one DNA window encodes the following:
- the MCO14 gene encoding 4a-hydroxytetrahydrobiopterin dehydratase (ancestral locus Anc_2.554), translating into MYNKITKCRAVSTNVKLLPEVLVQMKLAPQWTLKDESRLCRETIKFKDFETTWSFLNQLSMRAHLWGHHPTISTTYNKVDLELTTHDIEGGPAISDIDIKMAKRIEHYVNLYK; encoded by the coding sequence ATGTATAATAAGATTACAAAATGCAGAGCTGTCAGTACAAATGTTAAATTGTTACCAGAGGTATTAGTGCAAATGAAATTAGCCCCTCAATGGACCCTTAAAGATGAATCCAGGCTATGTAGAGAGACaatcaaatttaaagatttcgAAACCACTTGGTCCTTCCTGAATCAGCTCTCTATGAGAGCACATCTTTGGGGTCACCATCCTACGATTTCAACAACGTATAATAAAGTGGACTTAGAGTTGACAACACATGATATCGAAGGCGGACCTGCTATCTCCGACATTGATATAAAGATGGCTAAAAGAATTGAACATTATGTAAATTTGTATAAATag
- the YLF2 gene encoding Ylf2p (ancestral locus Anc_2.549), whose product MPAKIILGRASNNLTAGIVGLANIGKSTFFQAITNSKLSNPANYPFATINPEECKIQIPNDKLDHLQKLYESKKQTRSILTIFDIAGLIRGASQGNGLGNKFLNDIKPVDGIFHLVRGFAKEDVAHVEGSVNPTRDLSIVQDELILKDLEYLENAIEKLKKKISINKKSSLDYQNSNIEMDLLQRIEEHLYNGRKIIHFKKDWTQNEVDILNRYHFLTAKPTLILLNVSPKDYALQKIKNNKYLKDMKEWVEEYSPGDKIVTMSANFETEFNKYKNGNDSDGWKQYCQTLLDGETGVKETDLQLQSIMPTLIQNMRQLLDLISFFTCGPQEVREWNIREGLTAQEAAGVIHTDLQETFISADIIKYSDIKDMNPPLLESILKQKSLVKKVGKQYIMHNNDIALFKAVKGKTR is encoded by the coding sequence ATGCCGGCAAAGATTATTTTGGGAAGGGCTTCTAACAATCTTACTGCAGGTATTGTTGGATTAGCCAATATAGGTAAATCCACATTTTTCCAAGCTATTACCAACTCTAAATTAAGTAATCCTGCCAATTATCCTTTTGCTACGATAAATCCAGAAGAAtgcaaaattcaaattccaaatgataaattagaTCATTTGCAAAAGTTATATGAAAGTAAGAAACAAACCAGATCCATCTTGACAATTTTCGATATTGCTGGTCTCATTAGAGGAGCGTCTCAAGGAAATGGACTTGGTAATAAATTTCTAAATGATATTAAACCAGTAGATGGAATCTTTCATCTTGTTCGAGGCTTTGCTAAAGAGGATGTGGCCCATGTGGAGGGATCAGTGAACCCAACAAGAGATTTATCAATTGTTCAGGATGAATTGATTTTAaaagatttggaatatcTTGAAAATGCTAtagagaaattgaagaagaaaataagtATCAATAAAAAAAGTTCACTTGATTACCAAAACTCtaatattgaaatggaTTTATTACAAAGAATTGAGGAACATTTGTATAATGGAAGGAAGATTATCCACTTCAAAAAAGATTGGACGCAAAATGAAGTTGATATCTTGAATAGATACCATTTCTTAACAGCTAAACCTACCCTAATCTTATTGAATGTTAGTCCCAAGGATTATGCCCtccaaaaaataaaaaataataaatatttaaaggATATGAAGGAATGGGTAGAAGAATATTCACCTGGTGATAAGATAGTCACAATGAGTgccaattttgaaacagaattcaataaatataagAATGGTAACGATTCGGATGGTTGGAAACAATATTGCCAGACTTTACTAGATGGAGAGACAGGTGTGAAAGAAACTGATCTCCAATTACAGTCGATCATGCCAACACTCATTCAAAATATGAGGCAACTGCTTGATTTGATTAGTTTTTTCACCTGCGGTCCTCAAGAAGTAAGGGAATGGAATATTCGAGAGGGTCTTACGGCTCAGGAAGCGGCTGGAGTGATACATACTGATTTACAAGAGACATTTATCAGTGCAGATATCATTAAGTATTCCGATATTAAAGATATGAACCCTCCATTGCTTGAATCTATCCTTAAGCAGAAAAGTTTAGTCAAGAAAGTTGGAAAGCAATATATCATGCATAATAATGACATCGCTCTATTCAAAGCGGTAAAGGGAAAGACAAGATAG
- the NCAS0A12570 gene encoding UTP--glucose-1-phosphate uridylyltransferase (ancestral locus Anc_2.546) yields the protein MSGTINKKHIKTQSTYAFESNTSNVAASQMRNALNKLADSVQGDEEERARFEAQLDSFFSLFRRYLVEKSSGNTLDWEKIKSPNPDEVVAYETIAQQPENVTNLSKLAVLKLNGGLGTSMGCVGPKSVIEVRDGNTFLDLSVRQIEHLNRQYDSDVPLLLMNSFNTDKDTEHLIKKYSANRIRIRSFNQSKFPRVYKDSMLPVPTDYEDKLDAWYPPGHGDLFEALHASGELDALIAQGREILFVSNGDNLGATVDLKILDHMLQTGSEYIMELTDKTRADVKGGTLINYDGQVRLLEVAQVPKEHIDEFKNIRKFKNFNTNNLWINLKAIKRLIESSSLEVEIIPNKKTIVRGGHEVNVLQLETACGAAIRHFNGAHGVVVPRSRFLPVKTCSDLLLVKSDLFYLQHGALKLDPERFGPNPLIKLGSHFKKVSDFSSRISHIPKIVELDHLTITGNVFLGKDVTLRGTVIIVCSEGQKIDIPNGSVLENVVITGNLQILEH from the coding sequence ATGTCAGGAACAATAAACAAGAAACATATCAAGACGCAATCTACTTACGCATTCGAAAGCAACACAAGCAACGTTGCTGCATCCCAAATGAGAAACGCTTTGAACAAATTGGCTGACTCCGTTCAAggtgatgaagaggaaCGTGCCAGATTTGAAGCTCAATTGGACTCTTTCTTCTCTCTATTTAGAAGATACTTGGTCGAAAAATCTTCAGGTAACACTTTGGATTGGGAAAAGATCAAATCTCCAAATCCTGATGAAGTGGTCGCTTACGAAACTATCGCTCAACAACCGGAAAATGTCACCAATTTATCGAAATTGGCGGTCttgaaattaaatggtGGGTTGGGTACCTCAATGGGGTGTGTTGGTCCAAAATCTGTCATTGAAGTGAGAGATGGGAACAcatttttggatttatcTGTTCGTCAAATTGAGCATTTAAATAGACAATATGATAGTGATGtcccattattattaatgaattcattCAATACGGATAAGGATACAGAACATTTAATCAAGAAATACTCTGCTAATagaattagaattagaTCCTTTAACCAATCTAAATTCCCAAGAGTTTACAAGGATTCCATGTTACCTGTCCCAACTGATTATGAGGATAAATTGGATGCCTGGTATCCACCGGGACATGGTGATTTATTCGAAGCCTTACATGCTTCTGGTGAATTGGATGCATTGATTGCTCAAGGTAGAGAGATCCTTTTCGTTTCCAATGGTGATAATTTAGGTGCTACCGTGGATTTGAAAATCTTAGATCATATGCTACAAACTGGTTCCGAATATATTATGGAATTGACTGATAAGACAAGAGCTGACGTGAAAGGTGGTACTTTAATTAACTATGATGGTCAAGTTAGATTACTAGAAGTCGCTCAAGTACCAAAGGAACATATCgatgaatttaaaaatattagaaaattcaagaattttaaCACAAATAATTTATGGATTAATTTGAAAGCCATTAAGAGATTAATTGAATCAAGTTCATTGGAAGTggaaattattccaaataaGAAAACTATCGTTAGAGGTGGTCACGAAGTTAATGTGTTACAATTGGAAACTGCATGTGGTGCCGCCATTAGACATTTCAATGGTGCTCATGGTGTTGTTGTACCAAGATCAAGATTCTTACCTGTTAAGACATGTTCcgatttattattggttAAATCTGATCTTTTCTATTTACAACATGGTGCTTTGAAATTAGATCCAGAAAGATTTGGTCCAAATCcattaattaaattgggTTCCCATTTCAAAAAAGTTTCAGATTTCAGTTCTAGAATCTCTCACATCCCTAAGATTGTAGAATTGGATCATTTAACCATCACTGGTAATGTCTTTTTAGGTAAAGATGTTACTTTGAGAGGTACTGTCATCATTGTCTGTTCAGAAGGTCAAAAGATAGATATTCCAAATGGTTCTGTCTTGGAAAATGTTGTCATTACTGGTAACTTGCAAATCTTAGAACATTGA
- the NCAS0A12580 gene encoding Zn(II)2Cys6 transcription factor domain-containing protein (ancestral locus Anc_2.547) — protein MKERNNSISLGDILSHTDGPNNLSVVNKPERSYNRKRKKASRACDQCHHRRIKCDFNPETRNCSGCEKTEEKCLFNRIPMKRGPAKGYIRSRKGSVTMSPRINVSLTSALPMTNNQHFVSSLPQFSKVPYSTQRRSIPRMNQKIDNLLPNSRPRRNSDLPGLIPSSGLGYPKPNLILTSPRRWPLIPSSNTVSSRPGSLSSSSIVSGSSSSSESPHSSPLYSESQSSYPYSQFSQNIQKSTHKNGSHRKRFSSIFPNFEDEDLIPTTLLETTTAQKNMELINKYYKSMHPQFPLIPTTKDKLLEWGMFPQLNVSLEPILEEIRQNLLIGLELIFLEDKTNLPELLEILSERIFGLFPVVEEHFEQWGFEWKFIYLDSVLILNYLNLMLNFSNMMVLGMSVTIFNILKIYKNVQKKGTSIETLLLQRVYLLLIIFDTLESCLLGTPKLLSFALDAEKMLSIFQVDSSDNLHLKTWEMFELLTSLTLHRVTISILTNAKTDCDITSMIWVPREDTVLPVCINNELDLFKSILLVKQELISALLAINGKTMIPQNLFTLVDKITLIISLILKLLRLMETGEISREETPRFMDGMIRQELSNIIEIIKPVPSQLINHFLQKSAEVSDLQQLIFKLSTCMNDIVQITGLLRLNVNVNVNGSAVKVKVQSELREVYGASFTESGDDPCVDSLVGAGWSLLDDTELGWLTS, from the coding sequence atgaaagaaagaaataattcgATTTCCCTTGGTGATATTTTGAGTCATACGGATGGCCCAAATAATCTAAGTGTTGTCAACAAACCAGAAAGAAGTTACAACAGAAAACGGAAAAAGGCATCGAGAGCATGTGATCAATGTCACCATAGAAGAATTAAGTGTGATTTCAACCCAGAGACGAGAAACTGTTCAGGTTGCGAAAAGACAGAGGAGAAATGTTTGTTTAATAGGATTCCTATGAAAAGAGGACCAGCAAAGGGATATATTAGGTCGAGAAAGGGTAGTGTCACAATGTCCCCCCGAATCAATGTATCGTTAACCAGTGCATTGCCTATGACTAATAATCAACACTTTGTCAGTAGCTTACcacaattttcaaaagttcCTTATTCCActcaaagaagaagtatACCACGTATGaatcaaaaaattgataatctTTTGCCAAATAGTCGTCCAAGAAGGAATTCCGATCTTCCAGGGCTTATTCCATCATCCGGATTGGGATACCCTAAACCAAATCTCATACTAACATCTCCGCGCCGGTGGCCCTTAATTCCTTCTTCTAATACAGTATCATCCCGACCAGGTTCATTATCGTCCTCGTCAATAGTTTCGGgatcttcatcttcttcagaatcGCCTCATTCATCACCACTTTATTCAGAATCACAATCCTCATACCCATACTCCCAATtttctcaaaatattcaaaaatcGACACATAAAAATGGGAGCCATCGAAAGAGATTCTCTTCCATTTTCccaaattttgaagatgaagactTAATTCCAACGACGCTGTTAGAGACCACCACGGCCCAAAAAAACATGgaattgattaataaatattacaaGTCGATGCATCCCCAGTTCCCATTGATACCAACTACGAAGGATAAATTACTGGAATGGGGGATGTTTCCTCAATTAAACGTATCATTGGAACCGATCTTAGAGGAAATCAGACAGAATTTGCTCATTGGATtagaattaatttttttggaagatAAGACAAATTTACCTGAATTGCTAGAGATATTAAGTGAAAGGATCTTTGGATTGTTTCCTGTGGTGGAAGAACATTTTGAACAATGGGGGTTTGAATGGaagtttatttatttggatAGCGttttgatattgaattatttgaatttaatgtTGAATTTCTCCAATATGATGGTTTTGGGGATGAGTGTGACAATATTtaacattttgaaaatatacAAAAATGTTCAAAAGAAAGGTACATCCATTgaaacattattattacaaCGGGTTTATTTACTTCTGATTATTTTTGATACTTTAGAGAGTTGTCTCTTGGGGACACCTAAGTTACTAAGTTTTGCCCTAGATGCAGAGAAAATGTTGTCAATCTTTCAAGTAGATTCTTCAGATAATTTGCATTTGAAGACGTGGGAAATGTTTGAATTACTCACGTCTTTAACTTTACACAGAGTTACTATTTCCATCTTAACCAATGCGAAGACGGATTGTGATATTACAAGTATGATTTGGGTTCCACGTGAAGATACAGTTCTCCCCGTTTGTATTAACAATGAATTAGATTTATTCAAGAGTATTCTACTTGTGAAGCAAGAATTGATATCCGCTCTACTAGCAATAAACGGAAAGACAATGATTCCTCAGAATTTGTTTACCCTTGTTGATAAAATTACGCTTATAATTTCGCTCATTTTGAAACTGTTACGATTGATGGAGACCGGAGAAATATCCCGTGAGGAAACCCCGCGATTCATGGACGGTATGATACGACAAGAGTTATCGAACATTATCGAGATCATCAAGCCGGTGCCCTCGCAATTAATAAAccactttcttcaaaaatctGCCGAGGTCAGTGACCTACAACAGTTAATATTCAAGCTATCTACTTGTATGAACGATATCGTTCAAATCACCGGACTACTACGGTTGAACGTCAACGTCAACGTCAACGGCAGTGCGGTGAAGGTGAAAGTGCAGTCTGAGTTAAGGGAGGTTTACGGTGCGTCATTTACGGAGAGTGGGGACGATCCCTGTGTCGACAGTCTCGTTGGTGCTGGATGGTCGCTACTGGACGACACCGAGTTGGGTTGGCTCACTTCGTAG
- the NFU1 gene encoding Nfu1p (ancestral locus Anc_2.553), producing the protein MFRSVLTHTNIASSLRTRQIPSASLFRRWLNINVLTTPNENALKYMSVDGELFQTPGSKSIVIKNTDNTLISNCKLAKKIFEDCPGAESLMIGDDFVSVNKDSMVHWNQITPEVTKILLNHLQSGESVISDDFHAIREASEQAGGGYKVNTPKFEYDEDAQEVSDIIDELIDTRIRPAILEDGGDVDYLGWDPKNGTVYLRLKGSCSSCSSSEVTLKYGIESMLMHYVDEVKEVIQLLDPTQEIALKEFDKLEKKLSTSENDKSSA; encoded by the coding sequence ATGTTCAGATCAGTGCTTACTCATACGAATATTGCTTCTTCACTAAGGACAAGACAAATACCATCGGCATCTCTATTTCGCAGATGGCTAAATATTAACGTCCTGACGACACCAAATGAGAATGCTTTGAAGTATATGTCTGTGGATGGTGAACTATTTCAAACCCCAGGTTCTAAGAGTATTGTTATTAAGAACACTGATAATACTTTAATTAGTAATTGTAAGCTAGCtaaaaagatatttgaagattgtCCCGGTGCCGAATCCCTTATGATTGGTGATGACTTTGTCTCCGTCAACAAGGATAGTATGGTTCATTGGAACCAAATAACACCTGAGGTGACTAAGATATTGTTAAATCATTTGCAATCTGGTGAAAGTGTCATATCCGATGACTTTCATGCTATCAGAGAAGCCAGTGAGCAGGCTGGTGGTGGTTACAAAGTCAATACTCCGAAATTCGAATATGACGAAGATGCTCAGGAAGTTAGTGATATTAtagatgaattaattgatacTAGAATCAGGCCTGCTATCTTAGAGGACGGTGGTGATGTTGATTACTTGGGCTGGGATCCAAAGAACGGTACCGTATATTTGAGATTAAAGGGTTCgtgttcttcttgttcctcGAGTGAAGTCACTTTGAAGTATGGTATTGAATCTATGTTGATGCATTACGTTGATGAAGTTAAAGAAGTCATTCAGTTGTTGGACCCCACTCAAGAAATTGCATTGAAGGAATTTGATAAGTTGGAAAAGAAGCTTTCGACATCTGAAAATGACAAATCTAGTGCATAG
- the RPS20 gene encoding 40S ribosomal protein uS10 (ancestral locus Anc_2.550), with translation MSDFQKEKVEQTEEPQIIKIRITLTSTKVKQLENVSNNIVLNAEQHNLVKKGPVRLPTKVLKISTRKTPNGEGSKTWETYEMRIHKRYIDLEAPVNIVKRITQITIEPGVDVEVVVASN, from the coding sequence atgtcTGACTTccaaaaggaaaaggtTGAACAAACCGAAGAACCACAAATCATCAAGATCAGAATTACTTTGACTTCCACCAAGGTCAAGCAATTAGAAAATGTTTCCAACAACATTGTCTTGAACGCTGAACAACACAACTTGGTCAAGAAGGGTCCAGTCAGATTACCAACCAAGGTTTTGAAGATCTCCACCAGAAAGACTCCAAATGGTGAAGGTTCCAAGACTTGGGAAACTTACGAAATGAGAATCCACAAGAGATACATCGATTTGGAAGCTCCAGTTAACATCGTTAAGAGAATCACCCAAATCACCATTGAACCTGGTGTAGATGTCGAAGTTGTTGTCGCCAGCAACTAA
- the DUR3 gene encoding Dur3p (ancestral locus Anc_2.551) produces MGEFKPILPQGAGYAIILGLGAVFAFGMVLITYMLRRYQKEIITAEEFTTAGRTVKTGLVAAAVVSSWIWASTLLTSVSKQYTGGMFGGYSYSAGACFQIIAFAIIAIKTKQKAPNAHTYLEIVKARYGTPGHLTFLFYALATNILVTAMLLTSGSAVFSDITGMSPIASCFLLPVGVVVYTLFGGIKATFLTDYLHTIVIIIIVLVFSFKVFATSDILGSPGKVYDLVREAAKRHPVEGNAKGEYMTMSSKTSGIFLVINLVGNFGTVFLDNGYWNKAISASPAASMPGYVMGGLSWFAIPCLISLTMGFACLAVETSPNFPTYPDALTSYQVSSGLVLPAAAITVMGKGGAVATLLMIFMAITSAMSAELIAVSSVYTYDIYRIYINPKARGKQLIVSSHMACIVFGIAMSGFSIGLYEGGVNVGYLYEIMGIIISSAVLPVILTLCWKQQNVIAAVASPILGTGLAIMSWLVCTKSLFTNLTIDTTFKDYPMLTGNVVALCSPAIFVPILTYLFKPQNFDWEILKTISRVDETEEITENLETIEGVIINDTEKNLYNSSSADEAKDVNINVKNEEKLQAVTTIMSSIRQEPNLRDVNQELEEEELKLAKGLKVAYFLCIFFALAFLIVWPMPMYGSRYIFSKKFFTGWVVVMIIWIFISAFCVCVYPLYEGRHGIYTTCRGMYWDLSGQTHKLREWQNDNPEELHVVRSQISAKIHNPISRLGHVENNLDDIIES; encoded by the coding sequence atgggAGAATTTAAACCTATACTGCCTCAAGGTGCAGGATACGCAATCATATTAGGTCTGGGGGCCGTGTTTGCTTTCGGAATGGTACTAATAACTTATATGTTGAGGCGTTATCAGAAGGAAATAATAACGGCTGAAGAATTTACAACAGCTGGAAGAACAGTTAAGACCGGGCTTGTGGCAGCAGCTGTTGTTTCAAGTTGGATTTGGGCTTCTACCTTACTAACTTCTGTTTCTAAACAATATACTGGTGGTATGTTCGGCGGCTACAGTTATAGTGCAGGGGCTTGCTTTCAAATCATTGCATTTGCCATTATCGCtattaaaacaaaacaaaaggCACCCAATGCACACACTTATTTGGAGATTGTTAAAGCTCGTTATGGAACCCCCGGGCATCTaacttttttattttatgcTTTAGCTACAAACATCTTGGTCACTGCAATGCTGTTAACGTCTGGCTCAGCAGTCTTTAGTGATATTACCGGAATGAGTCCTATTGCCAGTTGTTTTCTACTACCTGTTGGTGTGGTAGTTTATACTTTATTCGGTGGTATTAAAGCAACTTTTTTAACTGATTATCTTCATACAattgtcattattattattgtcCTGGTATTCTCCTTCAAAGTCTTTGCCACAAGTGACATTCTTGGTTCCCCTGGTAAGGTCTACGATCTGGTAAGAGAAGCTGCTAAGAGACATCCTGTTGAAGGAAATGCCAAAGGTGAATATATGACTATGTCTTCGAAAACTTCTGGTATTTTCTTGGTCATAAACTTAGTCGGTAATTTTGGTACCGTATTTTTGGATAATGGGTACTGGAATAAGGCTATTTCAGCATCACCTGCCGCAAGTATGCCTGGCTATGTGATGGGTGGATTATCTTGGTTTGCCATTCCATGTTTAATCTCATTAACCATGGGCTTTGCCTGTTTAGCAGTTGAAACTTCTCCCAATTTCCCAACATATCCGGATGCTTTAACATCATACCAAGTGAGTTCTGGTTTGGTACTACCTGCTGCTGCAATTACAGTTATGGGTAAAGGTGGTGCGGTTGCTACATTGTTAATGATTTTTATGGCTATTACATCTGCGATGTCAGCTGAATTAATTGCAGTGTCTTCTGTTTACACTTACGATATCTACCGTATTTACATTAATCCTAAGGCTAGAGGAAAGCAATTAATCGTTTCCTCTCATATGGCTTGTATTGTGTTTGGTATTGCCATGAGTGGGTTTTCTATTGGGCTATATGAAGGTGGTGTTAACGTTGGATACTTATATGAGATCATGGGTATCATTATTTCCAGTGCAGTCTTACCAGTTATCTTAACTTTGTGTTGGAAGCAACAAAATGTAATTGCAGCTGTGGCATCCCCTATCCTGGGAACTGGGTTAGCTATTATGTCCTGGCTAGTTTGTACAAAGTCACTATTTACAAATCTGACTATTGACACTACGTTTAAGGATTATCCAATGCTTACTGGGAATGTAGTTGCACTCTGTTCTCCTGCGATTTTTGTTCCTATACTAACTTATTTGTTTAAACCACAAAATTTTGATTGGGAGATTTTAAAAACCATTAGCAGAGTTGATGAAACGGAGGAAATCACCGAAAACTTAGAAACCATTGAGGGGGTTATAATAAATGACACAGAAAAGAATCTCTATAATAGCAGTTCCGCCGATGAAGCTAAAGATGTCAATATCAACgtgaaaaatgaagaaaaattgcAAGCTGTCACAACAATTATGAGTAGCATTAGGCAAGAACCAAACTTAAGAGATGTTAATCAGGAactagaagaagaagagctAAAGCTCGCTAAGGGACTCAAGGTTGCCTACTTCCTTTGTATATTCTTTGCTCTGGCGTTCTTGATTGTTTGGCCCATGCCAATGTATGGTAGTAGATATATCTTCAGCAAAAAGTTCTTCACTGGTTGGGTAGTTGTCATGATCATTTGGATCTTTATTAGTGCTTTCTGTGTCTGTGTCTATCCTTTATATGAAGGAAGGCACGGTATTTATACCACATGTCGCGGTATGTATTGGGATTTAAGTGGACAGACTCATAAATTAAGAGAATGGCAAAATGATAACCCTGAAGAGTTGCATGTTGTAAGAAGTCAAATAAGTGCAAAGATACACAATCCTATAAGCCGACTAGGCCATGTCGAAAATAATTTAGATGACATAATTGAAAGCTGA
- the PRS3 gene encoding ribose phosphate diphosphokinase subunit PRS3 (ancestral locus Anc_2.543) — MATNSIKLLAPDVHRGLAELVAKRLGLPLTESYLKRDPTGEVSFSIGESVRDQDIFIITQIGSGIVNDRVLELLIMINASKTASARRITAIIPNFPYARQDRKDKSRAPITAKLMADMLTTAGCDHVITMDLHASQIQGFFDVPVDNLYAEPSVVRYIKENVPYQDSIIISPDAGGAKRAAALADRLDLNFALIHKERAKANEVSRMVLVGDVTDKICIIVDDMADTCGTLAKAAEILLENKAKSVIAIVTHGVLSGNAIKNINGSKLDRVVCTNTVPFEDKMKDCPKLAVIDISSVLAESIRRLHNGESISYLFKHSPL, encoded by the coding sequence ATGGCCACGAATTCCATTAAATTGTTAGCACCAGACGTTCACCGTGGATTAGCGGAATTAGTCGCCAAGAGACTAGGTCTACCACTAACAGAATCCTACCTAAAGAGGGACCCCACTGGTGAAGTTTCCTTCTCCATCGGTGAATCCGTTAGAGACCAGgacatcttcatcatcacgCAGATTGGTTCCGGTATAGTGAATGATCGTGTTTTAGAACTATTAATCATGATCAACGCATCCAAGACCGCCTCCGCAAGAAGAATCACAGCTATCATTCCTAACTTCCCTTACGCCAGACAGGACAGAAAGGATAAGTCGCGTGCCCCCATCACTGCTAAATTGATGGCTGACATGTTGACTACAGCTGGTTGTGATCATGTCATCACAATGGACTTGCATGCATCTCAAATTCAAGGGTTCTTTGATGTCCCCGTGGATAATCTATATGCGGAACCCAGTGTTGTGAGATATATCAAGGAGAATGTTCCATATCAGgattccattattatttcacCTGATGCTGGTGGTGCTAAGCGTGCTGCTGCATTGGCTGATAGATTAGATTTAAATTTTGCCTTGATTCATAAGGAGAGAGCTAAGGCTAATGAAGTGTCCCGAATGGTTCTTGTGGGTGACGTTACGGATAAGATTTGTATCATTGTGGATGATATGGCTGATACGTGTGGTACTTTAGCTAAGGCTGCGGAGATACTGTTGGAGAATAAGGCTAAATCTGTCATTGCTATTGTTACACATGGTGTGTTATCTGGTAATGCtattaagaatattaatGGATCTAAATTGGATCGTGTTGTTTGTACGAATACCGttccatttgaagataagaTGAAGGATTGTCCGAAGTTGGCTGTTATTGATATTAGTAGTGTGTTAGCGGAGAGTATTCGTCGTTTACATAACGGTGAAAGTATTTCTTATCTTTTCAAACACTCACCACTTTGA
- the OTU2 gene encoding deubiquitinase OTU2 (ancestral locus Anc_2.548) → MEELLAKQRKEKKDLQNQITGMKKQATKAKRKQVNAKCEELQQNLVEKHESEIKEWKIQNGEIDDEEEEEITPEKLLAQLEIKNEEPQPEVESKQEETHQEPKKRRNRQKERLAKRDAEIAKIKEEAKLEAAKQPNLKKIEQDALNQLYQINKVKEFDIKPDGHCLFASILDQLKLRHNDVDPDLNVSKLRTLSCNYIRANKDDFIPYLFDEATMSLKDIDEYTEEMETTAKWGGEIEILALSKVFDCPISVLMSGRATHKVNEDGSKPELKLVYYKHSYALGEHYNSLHDM, encoded by the coding sequence ATGGAAGAACTACTGGCGAAACAACGTAAAGAGAAAAAAGATTtgcaaaatcaaataacTGGTATGAAGAAACAGGCCACAAAGGCGAAAAGGAAGCAAGTTAATGCTAAATGTGAGGAATTACAACAAAATTTAGTAGAAAAACATGAATCTGAAATTAAGGAATGGAAAATCCAAAATGGTGAgattgatgatgaggaagaagaggaaattACTCCGGAAAAACTCTTGGCACAGttagaaattaaaaatgaagaGCCACAACCAGAAGTTGAATcaaaacaagaagaaacacATCAAGAACCAAAAAAACGCCGTAATAGACAAAAGGAGAGACTTGCCAAAAGAGATGCAGAAATAGCGAAGATAAAGGAGGAGGCTAAACTTGAAGCTGCCAAACaaccaaatttaaaaaaaattgaacagGATGCGTTGAATCAACTatatcaaataaataaagttaaagaatttgatattaAACCAGATGGGCATTGTTTGTTTGCATCAATTTTAGATCAACTCAAGCTGCGTCATAATGACGTAGACCCTGATCTAAACGTCTCCAAATTAAGAACATTATCTTGTAATTATATTCGTGCCAATAAAGATGACTTTATACCTTACCTATTCGATGAAGCAACAATGAGTttaaaagatattgatgagTATACGGAGGAAATGGAAACTACAGCAAAATGGGGTGGTGAGATAGAAATCCTAGCGTTGTCAAAGGTTTTCGATTGTCCAATTAGTGTGTTAATGAGTGGTCGTGCAACTCATAAGGTCAATGAAGATGGTTCCAAGCCGGAATTAAAACTTGTATATTATAAACATAGTTATGCCCTTGGTGAGCATTACAACTCCCTACACGATATGTAA